From Chloroflexota bacterium, one genomic window encodes:
- a CDS encoding glycosyltransferase family 39 protein — translation MTTRREARNALMSILALGFALVAQVRLQSEFVVDGAIFYLAAVFLFLWSTGSERKSPIYAPSAQPFALEEPAPFADIIGTRRIAAIACVFAALYAFVHSGHNQFTRNGVLAWWLACGLFLYAFWQREDGRWRERLTEWRARLGASAWHITIRWPVVALILIMLLAVFFRVYRLDATPAEMTSDHAEKLLDVNDVLNGMRPIFFPRNTGREAMQFYLTAFLIRVCGIPFGFMALKVGTAIVGILAVLVTFFLARLLFNEKVGLLASLFMATSKWHVSMSRIGLRHPFGPLWTALPMLFVFRAMRYNRRNDFLLAGFFLGAGLHTYIPIRVVPLLIVIVLTIHLLIHRRVWAAGIGKYVQNSILLVIMCALVFLPLGRYMLEEPKMFWSRVLTRSTDAERAIPGQGGKIFLDNVKNGFLAFNVKGDVVWLAQVPGKPLLEVVAGALFVLGLAYLLFRLFRFGEPMGGYLLVCLFVMLLPSTLSIAFPGENPSAVRMGGAIPFVFAIVGVPLVVVVWQIRRFLVWRAGLLVGAAIMLLLGIYSAQRDYKQYFVEYDQHYRQSSWNTSEIGGVIRDFVNSVGDMQHAFVKSWPHWVDNRNVGIVAGNVHFDTPANVFMDIHEAAVYIGDPNNMLYILHPDDAESLAWLEENFPNGQVRLYRSKTPGKDFVIYFVPGQPVR, via the coding sequence TTGACCACGCGGCGTGAGGCACGAAACGCACTGATGAGCATCTTAGCCCTGGGGTTCGCGTTGGTGGCTCAGGTTCGCTTGCAAAGCGAGTTCGTGGTAGATGGAGCCATTTTCTACCTCGCTGCTGTCTTCCTTTTCTTGTGGAGCACAGGCAGTGAACGCAAATCCCCAATCTATGCACCATCCGCCCAGCCATTCGCTTTAGAAGAACCTGCGCCTTTCGCCGATATAATCGGCACGCGGCGCATCGCAGCGATCGCCTGCGTTTTCGCGGCTTTATATGCCTTCGTCCATTCCGGCCACAATCAGTTCACGCGCAACGGCGTGCTGGCCTGGTGGTTGGCTTGCGGCCTATTCCTCTATGCCTTCTGGCAGCGCGAGGACGGCCGGTGGCGCGAACGCCTGACAGAATGGCGGGCGCGGCTGGGCGCCTCCGCTTGGCATATCACCATCCGGTGGCCCGTCGTAGCCCTCATCCTCATTATGTTGCTGGCGGTCTTCTTCCGCGTCTATCGCCTGGATGCCACCCCCGCAGAGATGACCAGTGACCACGCGGAGAAGTTGTTGGACGTGAACGATGTGCTGAACGGGATGAGGCCCATTTTCTTCCCCCGCAACACGGGCCGCGAAGCCATGCAGTTCTACTTAACGGCATTCCTCATCCGCGTGTGTGGCATTCCTTTTGGCTTTATGGCGCTCAAAGTCGGGACGGCTATCGTGGGCATCCTGGCGGTGCTGGTCACATTCTTTCTCGCGCGCCTGTTGTTCAACGAGAAAGTGGGCCTGCTGGCCAGCCTTTTCATGGCCACTTCCAAGTGGCACGTTTCTATGAGCCGCATCGGACTACGTCATCCCTTCGGCCCACTGTGGACGGCGCTGCCCATGCTCTTCGTTTTCCGCGCCATGCGATACAACCGACGCAACGATTTCCTCCTGGCCGGCTTCTTCCTCGGGGCGGGCTTGCACACTTACATCCCGATCCGTGTGGTCCCCCTCCTGATCGTGATCGTCTTAACGATCCACCTGCTCATTCACCGGCGGGTCTGGGCAGCGGGCATAGGCAAGTACGTACAGAATAGCATTCTCCTGGTCATAATGTGCGCCCTGGTTTTCCTACCGTTGGGCCGTTATATGTTGGAGGAGCCAAAGATGTTCTGGTCCCGGGTGCTCACGCGCTCGACGGATGCCGAGCGTGCGATTCCGGGGCAGGGGGGAAAGATATTTCTCGACAACGTGAAGAACGGCTTTCTGGCGTTCAATGTGAAGGGCGATGTGGTGTGGCTTGCTCAGGTGCCAGGCAAGCCCCTGTTGGAGGTAGTGGCGGGGGCGCTGTTTGTCCTCGGGCTGGCCTATCTCCTTTTCCGGCTGTTTCGTTTCGGTGAACCGATGGGCGGGTATTTGCTCGTCTGCTTATTTGTGATGTTGCTCCCATCTACTCTCAGCATTGCTTTCCCTGGCGAGAACCCCAGCGCAGTGCGTATGGGCGGGGCTATCCCCTTCGTCTTCGCCATCGTGGGAGTGCCTTTGGTGGTTGTAGTATGGCAAATCCGGCGCTTTCTGGTGTGGAGAGCGGGCCTGCTCGTGGGGGCAGCCATCATGCTTCTGTTGGGGATCTACTCGGCGCAGCGCGACTACAAGCAGTATTTCGTTGAGTATGACCAGCACTACCGCCAGTCTTCCTGGAACACCTCCGAGATCGGCGGGGTGATACGGGATTTCGTGAACTCGGTGGGCGATATGCAACACGCCTTCGTGAAATCGTGGCCACATTGGGTGGACAATCGCAACGTGGGCATCGTTGCCGGCAACGTTCACTTCGACACGCCAGCCAACGTGTTCATGGACATCCACGAAGCGGCAGTCTACATCGGTGATCCCAACAATATGCTCTATATTCTCCACCCTGATGATGCGGAGAGTCTGGCTTGGTTGGAGGAGAATTTCCCCAACGGTCAGGTGCGGCTTTACAGGTCCAAGACGCCGGGCAAAGACTTCGTCATCTACTTCGTGCCTGGCCAGCCAGTGCGGTGA
- a CDS encoding glycosyltransferase family 4 protein, whose product MKILFVLTYYRPHVSGLTIYVQRLAEALAARGHRVTVLTSQYDRALPAEEKMDGVRIVRVPVWFRISKGCIMPRFPLYAHRLIAEHDVLSVHLPQFEASLLGFLGRFVTRRPVILTYHCDLQLPHGLFNRFVDKVVFVSNWIAGQLADRIVAYTQDYAEHSPYLSQFLEKVRVIPPPVRMPAVDPKGRAALCQAYDLNGRVVIGFAARVAAEKGVEYLLSALPLIRERIPNAYLLLAGPYQDVLGENAYFRKLEPLIQANQGYLKFLGVLDPQEMANFFSAIDVLVVSSVNSTESFGLVQVESMLCGTPVVASNLPGVRQPVYMTGMGQVVPIRDPVAIADAVVEVVQHRERYVRPRREIEAIFDLEVTLREYEELFAAEMERVSGRA is encoded by the coding sequence GTGAAGATCCTCTTTGTGCTCACCTATTATCGCCCCCACGTCAGCGGGCTCACCATCTACGTGCAGCGCCTGGCCGAGGCCCTCGCTGCCCGAGGACATCGCGTTACCGTATTGACTTCGCAGTACGATCGGGCTCTGCCTGCCGAGGAGAAAATGGATGGGGTGCGCATCGTCCGCGTGCCAGTCTGGTTCCGCATCAGCAAAGGCTGCATTATGCCACGCTTCCCCTTGTACGCCCACCGACTGATCGCCGAGCATGATGTGCTGAGCGTGCACCTCCCGCAGTTCGAGGCCAGCCTATTGGGCTTCCTGGGGCGCTTTGTCACTCGCCGGCCGGTCATCCTCACCTACCACTGTGATTTGCAACTGCCGCACGGCCTGTTCAACCGGTTCGTGGACAAAGTAGTTTTCGTGAGCAACTGGATCGCTGGCCAATTGGCCGACCGCATTGTGGCCTATACCCAGGACTATGCGGAACACTCACCTTACCTGTCGCAGTTCCTGGAGAAGGTGCGGGTGATCCCCCCTCCGGTACGGATGCCAGCGGTGGATCCGAAGGGTCGTGCGGCTCTGTGCCAGGCATACGATTTGAACGGACGGGTGGTGATTGGTTTCGCCGCCCGGGTGGCCGCCGAGAAGGGCGTCGAGTACCTTCTGAGTGCTCTCCCGCTCATCCGGGAGCGCATTCCCAACGCCTATTTGTTGTTGGCCGGGCCATATCAAGATGTGCTCGGTGAAAACGCCTATTTCCGCAAGTTGGAGCCCCTCATTCAGGCGAACCAAGGCTATCTGAAATTCCTGGGCGTGCTCGACCCGCAGGAGATGGCAAACTTCTTTTCTGCCATTGATGTACTGGTGGTTTCCAGCGTGAACTCCACGGAATCCTTTGGTCTGGTGCAAGTGGAGTCCATGCTTTGTGGGACGCCGGTGGTGGCGAGCAATTTGCCCGGCGTGCGCCAGCCAGTGTACATGACCGGCATGGGCCAGGTAGTGCCCATCCGCGATCCGGTCGCCATCGCCGATGCGGTGGTGGAGGTGGTCCAGCATCGGGAGAGGTACGTGCGCCCACGCCGGGAAATCGAGGCTATCTTCGACCTCGAAGTTACCCTACGGGAGTACGAGGAGCTCTTCGCTGCAGAGATGGAGAGGGTCAGCGGGCGTGCCTGA
- a CDS encoding flippase-like domain-containing protein, with translation MKKARFWIGIVISVLCLYLATRGIDFATVLSALRQVNLWWLLPVPLLLLASLVARAYRWQVLFYPLQGLHFGRLLNVINIGYLVSNIFPFRAGDLVRSYLIAELEKVNVGRALSTVIVDRVMDTLTIVAFLAALIPFVPLSPALMQSGRVVSVVAIGVILVLMVLSWQKERAMALVSAVLRRTPLNKPSIYEFIASGLDGLAVLRSPRQGPGLIASSLLIWALLALMMYCGTLAFGLSVPFAAGVAVIVFTSLGMTVPSSPGYIGVFEALTVVALGLFGVEEGVALTYALVMHALNYVLFAIFGLFGAWKESISYEQLREKVAEAG, from the coding sequence ATGAAAAAAGCCCGGTTCTGGATCGGAATCGTCATCAGCGTCCTCTGCTTGTATCTGGCCACCCGGGGGATAGACTTCGCCACGGTACTCTCAGCCCTGCGGCAGGTGAATCTGTGGTGGCTCTTACCTGTGCCCCTCCTTCTGCTGGCGTCACTGGTGGCGCGTGCCTACCGCTGGCAAGTGCTCTTCTATCCCCTGCAGGGCTTGCATTTCGGTCGCCTCCTGAATGTGATCAATATTGGCTACTTGGTCAGCAATATCTTCCCCTTCCGGGCCGGGGACCTGGTACGATCCTACCTGATTGCCGAGTTGGAGAAAGTGAACGTGGGCCGCGCACTATCCACGGTAATCGTGGATCGGGTGATGGATACGCTGACCATAGTGGCCTTTCTAGCGGCACTCATCCCCTTCGTGCCGCTCTCTCCGGCACTGATGCAATCTGGCCGCGTGGTGAGCGTGGTCGCCATTGGGGTGATCTTAGTGCTGATGGTCCTCTCGTGGCAGAAGGAGCGGGCCATGGCACTGGTGAGCGCCGTATTGCGACGCACGCCGCTGAATAAACCGAGCATCTATGAATTTATCGCCTCTGGCCTCGATGGCCTGGCGGTCCTGAGGTCGCCGCGACAAGGCCCCGGCCTGATCGCCTCCTCCCTTCTGATCTGGGCACTGCTGGCACTCATGATGTATTGTGGCACACTTGCCTTTGGCCTATCAGTGCCTTTCGCTGCTGGGGTGGCGGTGATAGTTTTCACTTCGCTGGGGATGACCGTCCCCTCGTCGCCGGGCTACATCGGCGTCTTCGAGGCTCTGACGGTGGTCGCGTTAGGCCTGTTTGGCGTGGAGGAGGGAGTTGCATTGACCTACGCGCTGGTCATGCACGCCCTGAACTATGTATTGTTCGCCATCTTTGGCCTGTTCGGCGCATGGAAGGAGAGCATCTCCTACGAACAACTGCGGGAGAAAGTCGCCGAGGCAGGTTGA
- a CDS encoding class I SAM-dependent methyltransferase has product MPENHLRRLLRGMPPFLALLRSIEARLLDGWPWERPILDLGCGDGYFTSTVFDRPVEMGVDPSSTALSDARRRGIHRLLAQASGTALPCADGAFATVLANCVIEHIPDVDGTLTEIARVLRPGGTFVTTVPTDRFTGALLGTRLFGERYGRWWNRRSVHYHLDAPRVWRERLHRAGLRVVREERYFSPQTVVVFELFHYLSVHTLLLKPLIRRRVLWPDGPGVRLTERILYAHYLRDAPQDGVNLLLVCRKDAEERTTLERRESTF; this is encoded by the coding sequence GTGCCTGAGAACCATCTGCGGCGGCTATTGCGAGGCATGCCGCCGTTTTTGGCGCTATTGCGAAGCATAGAGGCTCGGTTACTCGATGGCTGGCCGTGGGAGCGACCCATCCTGGACCTGGGGTGCGGTGACGGTTATTTCACTAGCACCGTCTTCGACCGGCCCGTGGAGATGGGTGTGGATCCCTCCTCGACAGCCCTTTCCGATGCCCGACGACGGGGGATACACCGACTCTTGGCACAAGCCAGCGGGACGGCGCTGCCCTGTGCCGATGGAGCCTTCGCCACGGTGTTGGCGAACTGCGTCATCGAGCACATTCCTGACGTGGATGGGACATTGACGGAGATCGCACGGGTGCTACGACCTGGGGGCACCTTTGTTACCACCGTGCCCACTGACCGCTTTACCGGTGCGCTTCTGGGCACCAGACTCTTCGGCGAGCGCTACGGGCGGTGGTGGAACCGCCGGTCAGTGCATTACCATTTGGATGCACCCCGGGTCTGGCGAGAGCGGCTTCATCGTGCGGGTTTGCGCGTCGTGCGCGAAGAGCGGTATTTCTCGCCGCAAACAGTAGTGGTCTTTGAGTTATTCCATTACTTGTCGGTGCACACTTTGTTGTTGAAACCGCTGATAAGGCGGAGGGTGCTCTGGCCAGATGGGCCAGGGGTCCGGCTTACCGAGCGCATCCTATACGCGCATTATTTGCGGGATGCTCCCCAGGACGGGGTGAATCTGCTGTTGGTTTGCCGGAAAGATGCGGAGGAGAGGACGACATTAGAGCGGCGGGAATCGACTTTCTGA
- a CDS encoding GDP-mannose 4,6-dehydratase, with protein sequence MGARKVLITGGAGFVGCNLADTLLRRGDEVILFDNLSRRGVERNVEWLRQRHGCGFRLMRADVRDAEALAQAAAGTDVIFHLASQVAVTTSVADPRTDFEINALGTFNALEAARAAKTNPIFVFASTNKVYGSMEDVAVVERDSRYEYRDYPEGIAEDRPLDFHSPYGCSKGAGDQYVRDYHRIYGLPTIVFRMSCIYGPRQFGTEDQGWVAHFIISEVMGRPITIYGDGKQVRDILWVDDLVAAFVSAVEHIEITAGQVYNIGGGPKRAMSIWAEFHRILASLLGRPVEAAAWGDWRPGDQPVYISDTRKAARDFGWQPTVSKEEGIQRLLEWVQDNRTLFEEQP encoded by the coding sequence ATGGGGGCGCGAAAGGTATTGATAACCGGCGGGGCCGGTTTTGTGGGTTGCAATCTTGCCGACACATTACTGCGCCGAGGAGATGAGGTGATCCTCTTCGACAACCTCTCGCGGAGGGGCGTGGAGCGAAATGTGGAATGGCTGCGCCAGCGCCATGGATGCGGTTTCCGCCTGATGCGCGCCGATGTGCGTGATGCCGAGGCATTGGCCCAGGCAGCGGCGGGCACGGACGTGATCTTTCACCTTGCCAGCCAAGTAGCCGTTACCACTTCGGTCGCCGACCCACGCACCGACTTTGAGATCAACGCCCTGGGGACGTTTAACGCCCTGGAGGCAGCCCGCGCGGCGAAGACCAACCCCATCTTCGTCTTCGCCTCGACGAACAAGGTGTATGGCAGCATGGAAGATGTGGCTGTGGTCGAACGCGACTCTCGCTACGAGTACCGCGATTACCCAGAGGGCATCGCCGAAGACCGGCCACTGGATTTCCACTCACCCTACGGCTGTTCGAAGGGCGCTGGCGATCAATACGTGCGCGATTATCATCGCATTTACGGCTTGCCCACCATCGTCTTTCGCATGAGTTGCATCTACGGCCCGCGCCAGTTTGGCACTGAAGACCAAGGCTGGGTGGCGCATTTCATCATCTCCGAAGTGATGGGCCGACCCATCACCATCTATGGCGATGGCAAACAAGTGCGCGACATCCTCTGGGTAGATGATCTGGTGGCCGCTTTCGTTTCTGCCGTGGAGCACATCGAAATTACTGCCGGGCAAGTCTATAATATTGGCGGCGGCCCAAAAAGGGCGATGTCTATCTGGGCGGAGTTTCACCGTATTCTGGCCTCGCTATTGGGTCGGCCAGTCGAGGCTGCAGCCTGGGGCGATTGGCGCCCTGGTGACCAGCCCGTCTACATTAGCGATACCCGCAAGGCAGCCCGTGATTTCGGCTGGCAACCCACCGTCTCAAAAGAAGAAGGGATCCAGCGCCTTCTGGAGTGGGTACAAGACAACCGGACATTGTTCGAGGAGCAGCCGTGA
- a CDS encoding lysophospholipase has product MKHEESSFQSADGLRLYYQTWQPDGSPVARLVIVHGLGEHSGRYGNVVDYFVPRGYGICALDLRGHGRSEGPRGHVQDFAHYVEDLRRFVGLVQGSQPDVPTFMVGHSLGGLIALSYGLCHPEGLRGMVVSSPWIEANAAELPPVQRFLSALFAKPLSALLPTLPMHNGLNPNYLSHDPAVAGAYEADPLVHHTITPRAFTEIVRAAADVVENAGDFRLPILLLVASGDKLVLPAATVEFFGRLRVEDRTLKVYDGFYHELFNEVEKATVLRDVGAWVEKRVR; this is encoded by the coding sequence ATGAAGCACGAAGAGAGCAGTTTTCAGAGCGCCGATGGATTGCGTTTGTACTACCAGACCTGGCAGCCCGACGGATCGCCGGTCGCCCGTCTGGTCATCGTCCACGGCCTGGGCGAGCACAGCGGGCGCTACGGCAATGTGGTGGACTATTTCGTCCCGCGGGGCTATGGGATTTGTGCCCTCGACCTCCGCGGACACGGGCGTTCGGAAGGCCCACGCGGTCACGTCCAGGATTTCGCGCACTACGTGGAGGATTTGCGCCGCTTCGTGGGATTGGTGCAGGGTAGCCAGCCGGACGTGCCCACTTTCATGGTCGGCCACAGCCTGGGCGGGTTGATCGCCCTGTCCTATGGCCTGTGCCATCCGGAGGGACTGCGGGGCATGGTCGTCTCCTCGCCGTGGATTGAGGCAAACGCAGCCGAATTGCCCCCCGTCCAGAGATTCCTGTCCGCGCTCTTCGCCAAACCCCTGAGCGCACTTCTCCCGACCCTGCCGATGCACAATGGCCTGAACCCCAACTATCTCTCCCACGACCCGGCCGTGGCCGGGGCCTACGAGGCGGATCCCCTGGTGCACCATACCATCACGCCCCGCGCTTTCACCGAGATCGTGCGTGCCGCAGCGGATGTGGTGGAAAACGCTGGGGATTTCCGCCTCCCCATCCTGCTTCTGGTGGCGAGTGGTGACAAACTGGTTCTGCCCGCTGCCACGGTCGAATTCTTCGGCCGATTGCGGGTGGAGGATCGGACCCTCAAGGTATATGACGGCTTCTACCACGAACTGTTCAACGAGGTGGAGAAGGCAACCGTCCTGCGGGATGTGGGAGCGTGGGTGGAGAAGAGGGTGAGATAA
- the lepA gene encoding elongation factor 4, producing the protein MDQSHIRNFCIIAHIDHGKSTLSDRLLEYTGTISPREMSEQVLDQMDLEREKGITIKAKAVRMFYRAQDGQEYELNLIDTPGHVDFTYEVSRALAACEGAILVVDASQGIEAQTLANLYMALDHDLTIIPVVNKIDLPAARPDEVAQEIDNLIGIPAAQVIRASAKEGIGTVDVLEAIVRHIPPPRGMVREPLRALIFDSHYDAYKGVVAYVRVVDGVLKTGEPLKLMSNNVPVEAVEIGVFRPKMTPVEQLSAGEVGYVATGLKDVREASVGDTITSLNQPAAQPLEGYRPAKPMVFAGLYPVEGEDYNLLRDALAKLRLNDAALVYEPETSQALKFGFRCGFLGLLHMEIVQERLEREYGLNLIATAPSVAYRVRKRDGQIIEVDNPAELPPEGEIEEIAEPWMRISIFTPAEYIGPIMELVTNRRGEFDKMEYLDEKRVLLTYFIPLSEIIVDFYDQLKSRTRGYASLDYVFAEYRPGDLVKMEVLVNEQPLDALSVIVHRDQAYAKGSVLVRKLKEVIPSQLFAVPIQAAVGKRVIARTTIKALRKDVLAKCYGGDVTRKKKLLEKQRAGKKRLKRFGNVEIPQEAFMAVLRLSE; encoded by the coding sequence ATGGATCAAAGTCACATCCGCAATTTCTGCATCATCGCCCACATTGACCACGGCAAGAGCACCCTCAGCGACCGGCTGCTGGAATATACCGGCACCATCAGTCCGCGCGAGATGTCCGAGCAGGTGCTCGACCAGATGGACCTGGAGCGCGAGAAGGGCATCACCATCAAGGCCAAAGCCGTGCGCATGTTCTATCGCGCTCAGGACGGGCAGGAATACGAACTCAACCTGATTGACACGCCCGGCCACGTGGACTTCACCTACGAGGTCTCGCGGGCGTTGGCTGCCTGCGAGGGAGCCATCCTGGTGGTGGACGCCAGCCAGGGCATCGAGGCTCAGACCTTGGCCAACCTCTACATGGCCCTCGACCACGACCTGACCATCATCCCGGTGGTCAACAAGATAGACCTGCCCGCTGCCCGCCCCGACGAGGTGGCCCAGGAGATCGACAACCTGATCGGCATCCCTGCGGCGCAGGTCATTCGGGCCTCCGCTAAAGAGGGCATCGGCACGGTGGACGTGTTAGAAGCCATTGTCCGGCATATCCCTCCGCCCCGGGGCATGGTCCGCGAACCACTGCGTGCCCTGATCTTCGACTCCCACTATGATGCTTACAAGGGGGTGGTGGCCTACGTGCGTGTGGTGGACGGCGTCCTCAAGACCGGCGAGCCGCTGAAACTGATGTCCAACAACGTGCCGGTGGAGGCGGTGGAGATCGGTGTCTTCCGCCCCAAGATGACGCCGGTGGAGCAGTTGTCGGCCGGCGAGGTGGGCTACGTGGCCACCGGACTCAAGGACGTGCGCGAGGCCTCGGTGGGCGACACCATCACCAGCCTGAACCAGCCCGCCGCCCAGCCGCTGGAGGGCTATCGCCCGGCCAAGCCTATGGTCTTCGCCGGACTCTACCCCGTCGAGGGCGAGGACTACAATCTGTTGCGCGATGCCCTGGCCAAGTTGCGCCTGAACGACGCTGCCCTGGTCTATGAACCGGAGACCTCCCAGGCCCTCAAGTTCGGCTTCCGCTGTGGTTTCCTCGGCCTCCTGCACATGGAGATCGTGCAGGAACGGCTGGAGCGCGAATACGGCTTGAACCTCATCGCCACTGCTCCCAGCGTGGCCTACCGGGTGCGCAAGCGCGATGGCCAGATCATCGAGGTGGATAACCCTGCTGAGTTGCCACCAGAAGGGGAAATCGAGGAAATCGCCGAGCCCTGGATGCGCATCAGCATCTTCACCCCCGCCGAGTACATTGGACCCATCATGGAGTTGGTGACCAACCGGCGCGGCGAGTTCGACAAAATGGAGTACCTGGACGAAAAACGGGTGCTGCTCACCTATTTCATCCCTCTCTCCGAGATCATCGTGGACTTCTACGATCAGTTGAAATCGCGCACACGAGGTTATGCCTCCTTGGACTACGTCTTCGCCGAGTACCGCCCCGGTGATCTGGTCAAGATGGAGGTGCTGGTGAACGAGCAGCCCCTGGATGCGCTCTCGGTCATCGTGCACCGCGACCAGGCCTACGCCAAGGGCAGCGTGTTGGTGCGCAAACTCAAGGAGGTCATCCCCTCCCAACTCTTCGCTGTGCCCATCCAGGCGGCGGTGGGCAAGCGGGTGATCGCTCGGACCACGATCAAGGCCCTGCGCAAGGACGTGCTGGCGAAGTGCTACGGCGGGGATGTCACGCGCAAGAAGAAACTGTTGGAGAAGCAAAGGGCCGGCAAGAAGCGCCTCAAGAGATTTGGCAACGTGGAGATACCGCAGGAGGCGTTTATGGCGGTGTTGAGGTTGAGCGAATAG